The Rhodopirellula halodulae genome includes the window CGAAAAAGTCTTTTTCGCGAGGTGACAAGGATTCGGCCGCGAGCGGAGAACGCTGGCGAACTCGCTCGAGATCCAGCGTTTGTCCATTGGCCATGGCTTCGGCTCGAGCGGCGACGGCAAAAAGACCGAGCATGCGGCGTGCAACCGTCGACGGTTGCATGGTTTGCGTTTCGCAGGTGCTCGGCAAAGGAGCCGTGCCCTCGACTGGATCCAAGTTGCGGTTCCGTAGCGTCATCTCCGATTCCAGACGACGCTGGCGAGATTCCGGTAGGAACGGGATCGCTGCCTGCTCGTCAAACGTGCCTGGGCCGAGAAGTTGACGGCCAGCCGGATCGCATAGTTTCGCCGGAGTGGTGTCTGAGGGCGGGTGATACCAAAGCACGTTGGCTTTCCAAGCCCAGTCCTGCCAATGCTGTGCTAGCGGAGTGTTGGCTTGGTCGGAGGCACCGGCAGGTTCGCTCATCCGGTACACGTGTTTGGCACGTTGAAGGTGCCGCTGAAGCGGTCCGGCGAGAGGCGACGGTGCAGCGGAATTGTCGCTGAGTTGAACCCAGCATTCCTCCAGCAGGTCTTCCGTCGCGTCCGGGTCAAGCTCCACGAGCGACCCGCTATCAAGCCCCGCGTGTTCATCCGACGGTTCGAGGACCGTCGAGATCGCAAAACAAGTCGTTTCGAGAGAGGGATCAGGCGAACTGCCCATTGGGCTCAGCCAATGCCCCATTTTTCCTGGAACCAAGCCACTCGGTCGGCACGACGAGGGCTGTAGTTCGCGGTTGGCTTGAACTTTTCACGTTTCAGGAAGCTGATCATCGCCGCCGCGGGAACGTATGCGTGCTGAGTGATCGCGTCGGTGGTTTCGCTGTCTGCTTTCCAGTTGTAAAGGATCGCTTTGTCACGCTCGAACCACTCGTCCAAGTAGGCGGCGTCGGTCGAGCTGCAAACCACGTGCTCGTAATCCTTTTTGCAAAGGAAACCCAGCATTCGGCCAGCCATGTCGCGAGTGCGTTCGGTGTCACCATCGCAGGTGGCCGATGCAACGTTCCAAACCGACGCGAAACCATGCTCGTCGGTGTCCTCTTTGTTGTAACGAAGGACGATTTCGACAGGGGCTTCTTCTTTGGGGGTATCTTCGGTTTGCTCGGTAGCCATAAAGCGTCAGGGCGCAGCATGTGTGGGGTGAAAGGGAAGTGCGTTATTGAACACCAAAATCGTCAAAAAGAGAA containing:
- a CDS encoding DUF4272 domain-containing protein yields the protein MGHWLSPMGSSPDPSLETTCFAISTVLEPSDEHAGLDSGSLVELDPDATEDLLEECWVQLSDNSAAPSPLAGPLQRHLQRAKHVYRMSEPAGASDQANTPLAQHWQDWAWKANVLWYHPPSDTTPAKLCDPAGRQLLGPGTFDEQAAIPFLPESRQRRLESEMTLRNRNLDPVEGTAPLPSTCETQTMQPSTVARRMLGLFAVAARAEAMANGQTLDLERVRQRSPLAAESLSPREKDFFDLVSPPPEMVDEAAWRYESLQTLQWALQMLPDLEWPDQRCDLETVLRLILTLPHEDMIQQAILRPKEELLRAADLHVCLWWKLAFEGAAGNEIPAGLDPGVIAERVHALSWVLQLSGSVPNEAATLSWDQIGREIDGGIVG